A window of the Radiobacillus deserti genome harbors these coding sequences:
- a CDS encoding XRE family transcriptional regulator produces the protein MSIKLNRILTNIQLLIDNGEMIRKLEAIRIEYKRNIRFEEDLQTGFGHVFSRMSLSRFEDAVRRNTNVQEGDFRQYLNKLMFENNVTQATLSRRSLIKEATLSRYINGSREVPACIVFRIALSMQLGLVETETLLQKLGKSFKEARMDAVIIEAIEQGIYDVMKVETIVQKFTEGEESLFTKKEREEFGFTKEDFEIEVI, from the coding sequence ATGAGCATAAAATTGAACCGAATTCTAACGAATATTCAACTTCTTATTGATAACGGTGAAATGATTAGAAAGCTAGAAGCAATCCGAATAGAATATAAACGTAACATTAGATTTGAAGAAGACTTACAAACAGGATTTGGGCATGTGTTTTCGAGAATGAGTCTTTCGAGATTTGAAGATGCTGTTAGAAGAAATACTAATGTTCAAGAGGGGGATTTTCGTCAGTATTTGAATAAATTAATGTTCGAAAATAATGTAACGCAGGCTACTTTATCAAGGCGTAGTTTAATTAAAGAAGCTACCCTTAGTAGATACATAAATGGATCAAGAGAAGTTCCAGCATGTATAGTATTCCGCATAGCATTATCAATGCAATTGGGATTGGTTGAAACTGAGACTTTGCTCCAAAAATTAGGGAAATCGTTTAAGGAAGCTAGGATGGATGCTGTTATAATAGAGGCAATTGAACAAGGAATATATGATGTGATGAAGGTAGAAACAATAGTGCAAAAGTTTACAGAAGGTGAAGAGTCACTATTCACAAAGAAGGAACGTGAAGAGTTTGGCTTTACTAAAGAGGACTTTGAAATAGAAGTAATCTAA